CTGGTAGATAATGGCGTCCTTGAACCATAGTGGGTCGCTGCGATCGAGCATCGCCGGTGTCGCTTTCATCTTCGGAAGTTCCATGTTCGCTTAGAGCCCCGGCGGCCTGATACGCCAGACGGCGCACGGATTGACGGCGGGATCGAGCCAGACCTGCTGTACCTTGCCATCCCAGGTGAAACGGTGGCCGGTGAGAAGATCCTCGACTTCCACCCGGCCGTTGTCGGGCAGGTTGAACTCCCAGAGAGGCACCTCGAAGCTGGCGCCCTGGGGATGCTCCTGGTCGAGGTTGACGGCAAAGAGTAGGAAGTTGTCCATCGCCGGCGTGGACTTGCCGTAGACGAGAATGTTGTCGTTCCAGGCGTTGTAGAACCGGACGTTCACGTGGTCGTGCAGCGCCGGGTTCTCGCGCCGGATATGGTTCAGGCGCGTGATGAAGCCCCGAATGTTGCCCGGCCGATCATAGTCCCACGCCCTGATCTCGTATTTCTCGGAGTCGAGATACTCCTCCTTGCCCGGGACAGGACGCCCCTCGCAAAGTTCGAAGCCGTTATAGAGCCCGTAGACGCCCGAGAGCGTCGCCGCGAGCAGCCCGCGCACCTTGAAGGCCGCCGGCCGGCCGGTCTGCAAGTAGGGTGGGTTGATGTCCGGGGTATTGGCGAAGAAGTTCGGCCGGTAATACTCGCGCGCCTCGGTCTGCGTGAGCTCGGTGAGATACTCGATGATCTCCGACTTCGTGTTGCGCCACGTGAAGTAGGTGTAGGACTGGGTGTAGCCGAGCTTCGCCAGTCGCTTCATCATCTTCGGCCGAGTGAACGCTTCGGCCAAGAATATCGTGTCCGGGAACCGTGCCTGCACGTCGGCGATCATCCACTCCCAGAACGGCAGCGGCTTCGTGTGCGGGTTGTCCACGCGGAATATCCGCACGCCCTGCTCGGCCCAGAACAGCACCACGTCGCGTAGCGCGTACCAGATCGACGGCAGTGCGCCGCGGTAGAAGTGGACATTGACGATGTCCTCGTACTTCTTCGGCGGATTCTCGGCGAACTTGATGGACCCATCCGGCCGCCAGTCGAACCATTCCGGGTGTTCCTTGAGCCAGGGATGGTCGGGCGCGCACTGGATCGCGAAGTCCATCGCGATCTCCAGCCCGTGTGCATGCGCGGCGGCAATCAGCCGGTGGAAGTCCTCCATCGTCCCCAGTTCGGGATGGAGGGCGTCGTGCCCGCCCTCCTCGGAGCCGATGGCGTAAGGGCTGCCGGGATCGCTCGGTCCCGCCTTCAGGCTGTTGTTGCGGCCCTTACGGTTCTTGCGGCCGATCGGATGGATGGGTGTGAAGTAGAGGACGTCGAAGCCCATGTCTCGGACATAGGGAAGTTTGCGGATGACGTCGTCGAACGTGCCGTGCCGGTTGGCGTCGTCGCTCTGTGAGCGCGGAAACATTTCGTACCACGCCGAGAAGCGGGCTGCCGTGCGGTCGACGATGACGCCGTGCGTCACCGGATGGCGCGACAGGTTCGTCCGGGGGCCGGCGGCGGTCATGGCTGCGGCGAGTTCATCGGACATCAGTGCCGAAAGGAGGCGACCCTCATCGGTGCCGGCGCGCTTCAGGAGGTCGAGCGGCAGATCGAAGGCACCGTTGCCGCCGGAAGCCTTGACGGCACTATCGACCAGTCCTTGGCCCTCGGTGAGCTCCAGCGAGATGTTCTGGCCGGCGCCGTGCTTCTTGCTGACCTCGTCCCGCCAAGAGGCGAAGAGATCGCGCCATGCCTGCACCACATACTCGTAGCGGCCGTTGCAGGTGAGCGGAATCGCGCCGCGCCACCGATCGTTGTCGACATGCGTCATCGGCGCCTCGGACCAATCATCCGAACCGGCGACGCGATAGCGGACGCTGGCGGCGATCTTGTCGTGACCGTCGCCGAAGATGTCCGCCTCGACCACCAGCGTATCGCCCACGACCCGCTTTACAGGGAAGCGGCCACCGTCGAGTTCCGGCGTTACCTTCTCGATGGCGATGCGATCGGCGGCGAGCGCGAGAAGTGCTTTCGCCGCTTCGGCATCGTCCACCTTTCCGCCGGAGGCGGCCGTACTGGCCTGTGCATGGAAGAGGCGTGCCTGGAGCGGCCGCAGCGTCACCGTGGATCCTGGCGGAACGATGTCGCCGATAAAGTCCGGCTCAGCTTCGACGAACGCGCCGAAACGGCCGCCTGTCGCGGTGATAAGCGGCCCGATCTCGATGCCGTGCTCGCGTCCCGGATCGGCGTTCAGCAGGAGCAGGGTCGCGTTCGTGGCGATGCGCGCGTCCGGAGCATCGAACCGCGCCAGAGCGAGCACCGGGGCGTGCGGAGCGCTCACTCTCAGCTGCAAACCCTCGGTGGTCAGCGCCGGGATATCGCGCTTCATCGCGTTGGTCGCCGCTATGAAGCCGGTAAGGTCGAGCCGAGGCTTCGCTGTTTCCCATTCCCAGTCGGCCGGCCGGGACTCCACCACGTGAAGGCGCTTGACGAACCCGTATTCGAACCCCATCGGCATCATGACGGCGCTGGAGAAACAGGCGGCGAAGCGATAGCGCAGCCGGTATGCGGCCTCGAGTTCCTCGACCCCCATACCCTGGAGTTCATGCGCCAGGCGATCGGTGTCGTGACTTTCCGGAAAAGCGATGGTCGGCGCGATGTAGCGATACTGATCGTACTGGTCCAGCAGCCAAGGCGAAGAGAAATCCCACCACTTGGCGCTGTTGAACAGCATGTCGAAGCCGGCATCCGCGAGTGCCAGCGCCTGATCTGTCGTGCAGCCCAACGTCTCGGCTGCGAACAGCGTCCCGGGCACCGCGCCGCGCACCC
The DNA window shown above is from Constrictibacter sp. MBR-5 and carries:
- a CDS encoding maltotransferase domain-containing protein; this encodes MPEATCIYNLFPLLAGPIERWADHLPRIREMNFDWVYVNPFHYPGFSGSLYAIKDFDELHPIVRGGSARSTVDLVSDFATSAGASGLKVMMDLVVNHTSKDALLVKAHPEWYLREDDGSLRSPRAVDPVDPRKSTVWGDLAEIDYGNADTRSAQLDHWAAYAIRYAEAGIGGFRCDAAYQVPADFWRALIERVRGAVPGTLFAAETLGCTTDQALALADAGFDMLFNSAKWWDFSSPWLLDQYDQYRYIAPTIAFPESHDTDRLAHELQGMGVEELEAAYRLRYRFAACFSSAVMMPMGFEYGFVKRLHVVESRPADWEWETAKPRLDLTGFIAATNAMKRDIPALTTEGLQLRVSAPHAPVLALARFDAPDARIATNATLLLLNADPGREHGIEIGPLITATGGRFGAFVEAEPDFIGDIVPPGSTVTLRPLQARLFHAQASTAASGGKVDDAEAAKALLALAADRIAIEKVTPELDGGRFPVKRVVGDTLVVEADIFGDGHDKIAASVRYRVAGSDDWSEAPMTHVDNDRWRGAIPLTCNGRYEYVVQAWRDLFASWRDEVSKKHGAGQNISLELTEGQGLVDSAVKASGGNGAFDLPLDLLKRAGTDEGRLLSALMSDELAAAMTAAGPRTNLSRHPVTHGVIVDRTAARFSAWYEMFPRSQSDDANRHGTFDDVIRKLPYVRDMGFDVLYFTPIHPIGRKNRKGRNNSLKAGPSDPGSPYAIGSEEGGHDALHPELGTMEDFHRLIAAAHAHGLEIAMDFAIQCAPDHPWLKEHPEWFDWRPDGSIKFAENPPKKYEDIVNVHFYRGALPSIWYALRDVVLFWAEQGVRIFRVDNPHTKPLPFWEWMIADVQARFPDTIFLAEAFTRPKMMKRLAKLGYTQSYTYFTWRNTKSEIIEYLTELTQTEAREYYRPNFFANTPDINPPYLQTGRPAAFKVRGLLAATLSGVYGLYNGFELCEGRPVPGKEEYLDSEKYEIRAWDYDRPGNIRGFITRLNHIRRENPALHDHVNVRFYNAWNDNILVYGKSTPAMDNFLLFAVNLDQEHPQGASFEVPLWEFNLPDNGRVEVEDLLTGHRFTWDGKVQQVWLDPAVNPCAVWRIRPPGL